TTCGGCGCAAGGCTTGTGTAGAGATAGAACGAGTGTTTACAGTCAGCAGGTTCGAGGGGGAGCGTGAGGCCCTCGACACCCTCGAGCAGTTCGTGGCGGCGGCAGGCGAGGGTCCGGCGCGCCTCGACGAAGCCGTCGAGGCGGCCAAGCTGGACAAGCCCCACGGCCGCCTGCACTGTCGTCATGACGTTCGAGGTGCCCCAGATGTCCGTGGTCATCCCATAGAAGCGCGTGGAACGGCAGAACTCCGCGACGCCGTCATCGTCGGTCGTGATCATGCCGCCTTCGCCGAGGGTCGTCATGTTCTTCATGGTATGGAATGAGAAGACATTCATGAGCCCGCGTTTGCCGATTTTCGTGTCCTTGTATTCCCCGCCGCACGCCCGCGCGCCGTCGCCGATGACAGCCAGCGGCCCGTGTTTATCGTGGGGATGCCGCCTGGCCAGTTCGAGGTAGTCGTCCATGGGCGCCGAAAGTCCGTTCATGTGGACCGGGAATATCGCGCGGGTGCGGGGGGTAATCTTTTTCTCGACGTCGTTGGGGTCGAGTTCGAACGTACGGGGGTCGACCTCGCCCCAGACCACCTGTCCCCCCGCGCCAATCACGGCAAGCGGAGCGGCTACGAAATTGACGGCCGGCACGATGACCTCATCGCCCTGCTCGAGTTCCAGATAGCGCATGGCCATGTCGAGACCGGGTCCGGCGCTGTTGATTGCGACGGCATGTTTCGTGCCTGTATACGCCGCGAAGGCCGTCTCGAACTCAGGAATGGGTTGCGCACTGAACCCGAATCCGAGGCTTACATCAGACGCGCGCCGCATGGCCTGTACCGCCGCGTCGACCTCGTCTTCTCCGTATACACTGCCCAGCAGGGGCTCTCCCTGCCACTGCACCTCGCTGCGGGATTTGGCGAGGAGATTCTTTCGTTTCTCGGGGCTGATCATTGGACAACGTCTCCGGGTACCAGGGCTATTTTGAGGGCTTCCTGATTCTTCAACAGCGCGACGGCGCGGCTGTACTCGCTGAGCGGCAGCGTGTGGGTGACCAGTGTACGTAGATCCAGCTCGCCGTTCCGAATATGGGTCATGGCGCGTTCGGCGCCCTCCCGCGTATGGGGTTGCGCGCCCGCCAACACCAGGCCGCCCCAATACTCGGGCAAGAACGTATAGGGCTCGCGCTGTACCGCAAACAGCACGACCAGCTCGCGCGTGATGGCCATGGCGGCCCGAACGGCCCCAACAGTACCCGCGCAGTCGAAGCAGGCATCAAGCGCGCCGTTCGCGTTGCGCGGAGGGACCTGGGCCATCGCCTTGGGGTCTGTCGGGTCGAGCGCACAAGCGGCTCCGAACCCGCTGGCCAGGGCGCGCCGTTGCGGCAGCGGGTCGAAAGCGAGCACGTCGGCGGCCCCGCCAGCACGTGCGAGCTGGACGCACACCAGCCCCGCGGGACCCAGCCCAAACACCCCTACGCGCTTGCCCCGCAACGCGGCGAGCTTTTCGGCGAACAGGATATGCACTGAAACGCACATGGCGAGTTCGAGGGGGGCGAGCGCCTCGGAGGGCAGGCCCTCAGGCGCGGGAATCAGCACGGCTTCGTCCGCGGCCACGTATTCCGCATAACAGCCTTGGACGTCGTGACCGCGGTCGCGCCACACGCAGACCCGCTGGCCCTCGGATACCGTGGTCACCTTCGAGCCCGTGGCCACTACGCGGCCGACGGCCTCATGACCGGGCTGGCCGACGGTGTAGGGATAATCGAGGGCGCCTCCCGCGAACATGGGCTGACCGCCCAGGATGTGCATGTCCCAGTGGGGGCAAGTTGTCACCGCCTCGATCTGCACCAGGGCTTCGTTCGGCTCCGGTTTCGGGGCTGGAATATCCACGATGGCGGAGCGCCCGGGCTCGAGAATCTGCAGGGCTTTCACGGAATCATTCCTCCTCCTCGAAGAGCATTATTCCCAGTCCAGAATGACGCCCAGTACAGGCTTCGTGCGCTTCACAATCAGCTCCCATGCGTCCGCGGCCCGTGCCGCCGGGAAGTGATGGGTGATGAGCGGCAGGGTTTGCAGATGCCCCGCGGCAATGAGCGCGAGGGTGTCGTCCATGCGTTGCTGCTGCCAGCCCGACGGCGTGTGAAGCGTAAGCTCGCCAAACCGCACCTGCTGCACGTCCAGCAACGATTCGGTCCCGTAGAATCCCGCTGAGACAATGTGCCCATTGTGACAGCAGAGAGGGCGGCAGGCCAGGACGGTGTCGATTGAACCGACCGTATCCACGAGGACCTGAATGCCCTCGGGCGCCCATGTGTTGACCTGCGTTTTCAAATCATTTTTCGCGATATTGAGGCGCTTTCCGCCGTGCGTTTCCGAAAACATGGCGAGCCGTTCGTCGTGTTTTCCGGCGAGCATCACCTCGGCGCCCCGCCATTCGAGAGTCTGGGCAGACCAGTGGCCGACCATGCCGTCGCCGATGACTAGCGCCTTGTCGCCCACGCGCACTGGGGGGCGCGTGCCGCAATTGTAGCCTACTTGCGTCAGGACCAGTCCGCTGGCCGCGACCGGCGACAGGCCTTGGGGCAGTTTCCAGATCTGGGATTTGTGGCAGACCTTGGGCGAGATATGACCTCCGGCGGGTTCGTACATCCCCTCGATATGGCCGAGCGCGCTGAACACCCATTCTCCGGGTTCAAGGCCGGCCACGTTCGCCCCGGCGGCGGTCACGATACCCGTGCTCTGGTAGCCGGCCGCAATGGGAAACGGCCACGGATCGCCTTCGCGGTAGGGCGTCTCGCCGTTGATGCGTTCTCCGCGCAAGAACGACCCTTCGGTGCCGTTACTGATCCACGAGAACCGCGTATCGACGACTACGTCGTTGGGGCCGGGCTCGGGAATAGTGACCGGCATGTATTCAACCTTGAGCCGGTCTGTGAAGACAACTGCATGACCCTTCACGCTGGTTTCCCCCTGAAGTTGTGGTGCTGCGCCAGGGGCCTATCATGCAGCAGACGCCCTCGCGCTTCAAGCGACCGGGGCTTTCGAGGCGGTATCCTGACCCCTGAATGTGCTATACCAGATGCTGAAAAGGACGTGGGAACTGTCAAGGAAACGGAGGGGAATGCCGTGAAAGTACAGGATTTCGCCTATCAGGTCGCCATGCGCACCATCGAATTACTCGAAGAAACCCAGCACTACAAAATCCCCGATAACCTCCGCAAAGAAGTGGGACACAAGATCCTCGGCGAGATCGATACGATCATCAAGAAGGCGAGTTAGGCGCGGCGGGCGGGACTGGAAGGAATCTGATTGCGGCTCAATGAACCTGCTACAACAGAAGCGAAACCGATCAATCGAAAGAGAATCCCATGGGAAACGATTCAGAAACATCGCTCGGAGATGTCCTGCGGCGGGAAGCGGTGTATCAACTCGCCGACGTGTACCTGCCGCGGATGAAGAAATGCCTGTCTACCCTTTCCGAAGAGGAGATCTGGCACCGGCCCAACGAGAACACGGTGAGCGTGGGTAACTTGACACTCCACCTTTGCGGCAATGTGCGCCAATGGGTTGTTTCCGGGCTGGGCAACGAGCCGGATATTCGCAAACGCTCGGAGGAGTTTTCCGAACAGGGGCCCATTCCCGCGGAAGCCCTTTTGGAACGGCTGGAGCAAACGATAGCGGACGCGCGGAGGGTCATCGAGGGGCTGTCAGAGGCCGAACTTGTGCGGCCTCGGAAAGTGCAGGATTTCGAGGTGAATGGGGTCGGCGTATTGCTTCACGTGGTGGAGCATTTCTCGTACCATCTAGGCCAGATCACCTATTTCGTGAAGACCCGGAAGAACATCGATACGGGGTACTATGCCGGCGTGGACCTGGAACCGCCGAAGTACTGATTATCTTCCCGTTGCAGCCCATCCTCGCCTCGCGCGCCATGTGGAACACCGCGCAGTTGCCAGAGAGGCCCCGGCCTTGCCCCCGCGTTCGCGGTGGTGTCCTAATCAAAGAGTCGCGACACAAAAATGCGAACCATGTCTTGTCAAAGGTAGTTTTGTGTACTATACTGGTTTTTCTTTTTGTTTTCGGGACAAAACACCCGTAAACAGGGGTTCTCTATGAGGCATCGGGTCAGTCTTGTGGTAGACATGGAAGGCATGAGCCGTCCCGCGTTCGATATTGCCCGGGAACTATCGCAGAACAGCCGATCCGGTCTTACCACCCGGTTCCTGGCCAAAAAACTGGACCTTCCGCTGGAGGAGATCGAGTACCTGGTGGATGTCCACGACAGGGTTTTCTTCACGGACCTCACGAAGGTGAAGCTGGTTACCGAAGCCCCGGAAGCCATCAAACGGGTGATCGCTGCGCTCGAGAATCATGGCGATGCGCCGGCGCTGTTTCAGAGCATCAGAGCCATGGATGCCCACGGGTTCCGGCGTCTCGAGGAACAAATCGGCATCGAGAAGCCCGGGGGGAAGAAGAGCGCGGGAGAACAATTGATCGAGCGTCATTACCGCCATCCCGATTCCATCGTGGAATATGTGGCCACCCGCGGTTTCTCGCCCGTTGCGCGCGCGTTGTTCGACATCGTCTGGCAGTCGGAAACCGGCATTATGCCCGTTGCGCAGCTTCGGATGATTCATGGCGGCTCGGAGTATGACATCGAACAAGGTCTCTGGGAGTTGTTTCGTGGATTTGCGCTATTCGAACTGTTCCGATTCGACGCCGAGGACCGCCTGCTCCGCGTCGTCAGTCTGTTGCAGGAGTTGCGCCAATGGCGCGTTGAGGCCGAGACGCGCCGCACCACCATTGGACGGTTAAAGCCGGTCAAGGGCACGGTCGAGTCCGTGGATGCCCGCGGGGTATCGCTCAGCGACTGTGTTTCGTGCCTTGTCGCCGCCATAGCCGCGAAATCCGCCCGTTTGCGGAGCGATGGCGATCTTTTCCGGGAGGATCGCCGCAGGCTTTCCGAAATCGTGTCTGAAGAGGGCGAACCGTCTCTGGATATCTGCATTTGGGCCGCGCAGGGGGTCGGATGGCTTGCGCGCGTCGATAATGAACTGCGCGCAAACGACGTGGAAAAACTGGTGGCCACGGAACGCATTGAGCGTCATCTGCGCCTTTGCGACTGGCTGCTTACGCGCAGCAACGAAGGCGTTTCCCGCCGGGCCATGGTGCCGTTGCTCGACGAACTCACCGTGGGGGCGTGGTATTCGGTGATGGGTTTTATCGACTATGCGTTGCAGCGGAACGAAGACAACGACGAGCCGGTGCTTCGTTCCGCGGGGGGGCATTGGCATTATGTGGCGCCGAGCGCCTCGATGGCCTCGCGGCGGGGATTGGCGCGTTCACTCGAAGAGGTCATGCCTTGGCTCGGGCTTGTGGACAGGGCGGAGTGTGAAGGCGAAAGCGTGTTTCGGGTAACCGAGCTCGGGGCCGCAGTTCTGCGCGGGGCCGAGGCAGAGTGCGTCAAGCGTCTCTTCCCCTCTCGCAAGTCAGAACTTGTGGTTCAGCCGAATTTCGACATTGTGGTCGACATGAACGCGGCCGATCCCTTGATCACGGTGCCTCTTGACCAGTTCTGCGAGCGCGTGAGTGCCAGCCAGGTTGCGGTCTACCACCTGACTAAAGAGACCTTCACCCGCGCTGTTCAGCAGGGGCGGAGCAGCGGCGCATTCATCGAATTTCTCCTGGCGCACAACAAAGGGGCAACCTTGCCCCGAAACGTGCTGACCACCCTTGAAGGCTGGCGCGGAGGCATGAAACGCGTGCGGCTGCGCACCGTTCAGATCCTCGAGGCTGAAGATCCGCTGGTGATGGCCGATGTGCGCCACAGAAAACGGGTCGCGAAACACGTGGACACTATCGAGGCCGACCGCATGGTGATCTTGAAGAAGACCCGAAAGAGCGAATTGAAGAAGTTGCTCGAAAGAGAAGGGTTCGTAGTCGAATAGGGCGTCCGGCGCGTTCAGGAACCCGGCTTTCAGGGATAGAATTGCGGCGGGCATGCCCTCTCCGGAGAAGCATGCCCGCCATCTTCAACCTGCGGTGGGCCGCAAGATCTACTCGGAGACAAAGCTTGCCGCCGCGGGCAAAGCCTTGGCTTTAACGTTCTCAGCGGTCGTATCCGCGATATAGACCAATCCCTGGGCCTCTTCTTCGCTCGCGATGGCGAGCAGATGGCATGTCACAAGCAATCCGCTCTCGATATTTCGGCCGACCGAACCGTCAACCGTGATGTGCAGCCGTCCGGGCGCGGACAGAGTCGCGGTTACCCTCTTGTTCGCCTGATTGGCCGAATCTTCAGCCGTGGCAAACAAATTGTTCACGGCCTTGGGGGTGAACACAGTAGGATCGAAGCGCAGGTCGAACGCGACCGTGCTCACCTGTCCGCCGCTCAGATCGACCATCCACACCGGTATGTCAACCTGCTTGCTGGATGCAACCGCCTTCTCCGGCGTCATGGTCAGATGGACTTGGGGCCGGAAGTACGTGAAGCTCTTCTTCAGGGTGGACTTGCCGGCGGGGCTCTCCACCGTCACATCGGTTTTTCCGCTACCGGGCGGTGTTACCGCAAA
This window of the Candidatus Hydrogenedentota bacterium genome carries:
- a CDS encoding DegT/DnrJ/EryC1/StrS family aminotransferase, with the translated sequence MISPEKRKNLLAKSRSEVQWQGEPLLGSVYGEDEVDAAVQAMRRASDVSLGFGFSAQPIPEFETAFAAYTGTKHAVAINSAGPGLDMAMRYLELEQGDEVIVPAVNFVAAPLAVIGAGGQVVWGEVDPRTFELDPNDVEKKITPRTRAIFPVHMNGLSAPMDDYLELARRHPHDKHGPLAVIGDGARACGGEYKDTKIGKRGLMNVFSFHTMKNMTTLGEGGMITTDDDGVAEFCRSTRFYGMTTDIWGTSNVMTTVQAAVGLVQLGRLDGFVEARRTLACRRHELLEGVEGLTLPLEPADCKHSFYLYTSLAPKEWAGEKRDSLMQMLAEVYGVHCVVANRPVYEYRKFLRDQTPGQRLPLSEQIGGRLFCIPIHPIMSAADNEFICAAVIECMEQLR
- a CDS encoding alcohol dehydrogenase catalytic domain-containing protein, which codes for MKALQILEPGRSAIVDIPAPKPEPNEALVQIEAVTTCPHWDMHILGGQPMFAGGALDYPYTVGQPGHEAVGRVVATGSKVTTVSEGQRVCVWRDRGHDVQGCYAEYVAADEAVLIPAPEGLPSEALAPLELAMCVSVHILFAEKLAALRGKRVGVFGLGPAGLVCVQLARAGGAADVLAFDPLPQRRALASGFGAACALDPTDPKAMAQVPPRNANGALDACFDCAGTVGAVRAAMAITRELVVLFAVQREPYTFLPEYWGGLVLAGAQPHTREGAERAMTHIRNGELDLRTLVTHTLPLSEYSRAVALLKNQEALKIALVPGDVVQ
- a CDS encoding zinc-binding dehydrogenase; translation: MKGHAVVFTDRLKVEYMPVTIPEPGPNDVVVDTRFSWISNGTEGSFLRGERINGETPYREGDPWPFPIAAGYQSTGIVTAAGANVAGLEPGEWVFSALGHIEGMYEPAGGHISPKVCHKSQIWKLPQGLSPVAASGLVLTQVGYNCGTRPPVRVGDKALVIGDGMVGHWSAQTLEWRGAEVMLAGKHDERLAMFSETHGGKRLNIAKNDLKTQVNTWAPEGIQVLVDTVGSIDTVLACRPLCCHNGHIVSAGFYGTESLLDVQQVRFGELTLHTPSGWQQQRMDDTLALIAAGHLQTLPLITHHFPAARAADAWELIVKRTKPVLGVILDWE
- a CDS encoding DinB family protein, encoding MGNDSETSLGDVLRREAVYQLADVYLPRMKKCLSTLSEEEIWHRPNENTVSVGNLTLHLCGNVRQWVVSGLGNEPDIRKRSEEFSEQGPIPAEALLERLEQTIADARRVIEGLSEAELVRPRKVQDFEVNGVGVLLHVVEHFSYHLGQITYFVKTRKNIDTGYYAGVDLEPPKY
- a CDS encoding helicase-associated domain-containing protein; this encodes MRHRVSLVVDMEGMSRPAFDIARELSQNSRSGLTTRFLAKKLDLPLEEIEYLVDVHDRVFFTDLTKVKLVTEAPEAIKRVIAALENHGDAPALFQSIRAMDAHGFRRLEEQIGIEKPGGKKSAGEQLIERHYRHPDSIVEYVATRGFSPVARALFDIVWQSETGIMPVAQLRMIHGGSEYDIEQGLWELFRGFALFELFRFDAEDRLLRVVSLLQELRQWRVEAETRRTTIGRLKPVKGTVESVDARGVSLSDCVSCLVAAIAAKSARLRSDGDLFREDRRRLSEIVSEEGEPSLDICIWAAQGVGWLARVDNELRANDVEKLVATERIERHLRLCDWLLTRSNEGVSRRAMVPLLDELTVGAWYSVMGFIDYALQRNEDNDEPVLRSAGGHWHYVAPSASMASRRGLARSLEEVMPWLGLVDRAECEGESVFRVTELGAAVLRGAEAECVKRLFPSRKSELVVQPNFDIVVDMNAADPLITVPLDQFCERVSASQVAVYHLTKETFTRAVQQGRSSGAFIEFLLAHNKGATLPRNVLTTLEGWRGGMKRVRLRTVQILEAEDPLVMADVRHRKRVAKHVDTIEADRMVILKKTRKSELKKLLEREGFVVE